A genomic region of Alligator mississippiensis isolate rAllMis1 chromosome 6, rAllMis1, whole genome shotgun sequence contains the following coding sequences:
- the ZDHHC16 gene encoding palmitoyltransferase ZDHHC16 isoform X2, with product MRSRRRTFSAAMRLALRCLRLGRRCRGRLARRAAQLWSYGRLSLRSLLYNSFTDGDVVLDALFEPVYWLVDHVTRWFGVAFVALVIVLTSSVVAIVYVCLLPLILRTYAPAWVCWHLSYGHWNLLMIVFHYYMAITTAPGYPPQAKGDLTGVSICRKCIAPKPARTHHCSICNRCVLKMDHHCPWLNNCVGHYNHRYFFSFCLFMTMGCIYCSISGWDMFREAYAAIETYYQTPPPAFSFRQRAFHKSIVYLWVLCSSVALALGALTLWHAALITRGETSIERHINKKERQRLQKKGKAFRNPYSFGAWDNWRVFLGVDVPRHWLTRVLLPSTHLPHGTGLSWDTPPCVTQRHTPLLAI from the exons ATGAGGAGCCGGCGACGCACCTTCTCGGCGGCGATGCGCCTGGCGCTGCGGTGCCTGCGGCTGGGCCGGCGGTGCCGGGGGCGGCTGGCGCGGCGCGCGGCGCAGCTGTGGAGCTACGGGCGGCTCAGCCTGCGCTCGCTGCTGTACAACTCCTTCACGGACGGCGACGTGGTGCTGGACGCCCTCTTCGAGCCCGTGTACTGGCTGGTGGACCACGTCACCCGCTGGTTCGGGGTG GCGTTCGTGGCGCTGGTGATCGTGCTGACGAGCTCCGTGGTGGCCATCGTCTACGTCTGCCTGCTGCCCCTCATCCTGCGCACCTACGCGCCCGCCTGGGTCTGCTGGCACCTCAGCTACGGCCACTGGAACCTGCTCATGATCGTCTTCCACTACTACATGGCCATCACCACCGCCCCGGGCTACCCGCCGCAG GCCAAGGGCGACCTCACCGGCGTCTCCATCTGCCGCAAGTGCATCGCCCCCAAGCCGGCGCGCACCCACCACTGCAGCATCTGCAACAG GTGCGTGCTCAAGATGGACCATCACTGCC CCTGGTTGAACAACTGCGTGGGGCACTACAACCACCGCTACTTCTTCTCCTTCTGCCTCTTCATGACCATGGGCTGCATCTATTGCAGCATCAGCGGCTGGGACATGTTCCGTGAGGCCTATGCGGCCATCGAG ACCTACTACCAGACACCGCCCCCGGCCTTCTCCTTCCGCCAGCGCGCCTTCCACAAGAGCATCGTCTACCTGTGGGTGCTGTGCAG ctctgtggccctggccctgggggcgCTGACACTGTGGCACGCGGCCCTTATCACCCGCGGGGAGACCAGCATCGAGAGACACATCAACAAGAAGGAGCGGCAGCGGCTGCAGAAGAAGGGCAAA GCGTTCCGGAACCCGTACAGCTTCGGCGCCTGGGACAACTGGCGGGTCTTCCTCGGAGTGGATGTGCCCAG GCACTGGCTCACCCGCGTCCTGCTGCCATCCACGCACCTGCCCCACGGCACTGGCCTGAGCTGGGACACACCCCCGTGCGTGACGCAGCGGCACACACCCCTGCTGGCCATCTGA
- the ZDHHC16 gene encoding palmitoyltransferase ZDHHC16 isoform X1, with translation MRSRRRTFSAAMRLALRCLRLGRRCRGRLARRAAQLWSYGRLSLRSLLYNSFTDGDVVLDALFEPVYWLVDHVTRWFGVAFVALVIVLTSSVVAIVYVCLLPLILRTYAPAWVCWHLSYGHWNLLMIVFHYYMAITTAPGYPPQAKGDLTGVSICRKCIAPKPARTHHCSICNRCVLKMDHHCPWLNNCVGHYNHRYFFSFCLFMTMGCIYCSISGWDMFREAYAAIERMKQLEKERLQAAANQTYYQTPPPAFSFRQRAFHKSIVYLWVLCSSVALALGALTLWHAALITRGETSIERHINKKERQRLQKKGKAFRNPYSFGAWDNWRVFLGVDVPRHWLTRVLLPSTHLPHGTGLSWDTPPCVTQRHTPLLAI, from the exons ATGAGGAGCCGGCGACGCACCTTCTCGGCGGCGATGCGCCTGGCGCTGCGGTGCCTGCGGCTGGGCCGGCGGTGCCGGGGGCGGCTGGCGCGGCGCGCGGCGCAGCTGTGGAGCTACGGGCGGCTCAGCCTGCGCTCGCTGCTGTACAACTCCTTCACGGACGGCGACGTGGTGCTGGACGCCCTCTTCGAGCCCGTGTACTGGCTGGTGGACCACGTCACCCGCTGGTTCGGGGTG GCGTTCGTGGCGCTGGTGATCGTGCTGACGAGCTCCGTGGTGGCCATCGTCTACGTCTGCCTGCTGCCCCTCATCCTGCGCACCTACGCGCCCGCCTGGGTCTGCTGGCACCTCAGCTACGGCCACTGGAACCTGCTCATGATCGTCTTCCACTACTACATGGCCATCACCACCGCCCCGGGCTACCCGCCGCAG GCCAAGGGCGACCTCACCGGCGTCTCCATCTGCCGCAAGTGCATCGCCCCCAAGCCGGCGCGCACCCACCACTGCAGCATCTGCAACAG GTGCGTGCTCAAGATGGACCATCACTGCC CCTGGTTGAACAACTGCGTGGGGCACTACAACCACCGCTACTTCTTCTCCTTCTGCCTCTTCATGACCATGGGCTGCATCTATTGCAGCATCAGCGGCTGGGACATGTTCCGTGAGGCCTATGCGGCCATCGAG AGAATGAAACAGCTCGAGAAGGAGCGCCTGCAGGCAGCCGCCAACCAG ACCTACTACCAGACACCGCCCCCGGCCTTCTCCTTCCGCCAGCGCGCCTTCCACAAGAGCATCGTCTACCTGTGGGTGCTGTGCAG ctctgtggccctggccctgggggcgCTGACACTGTGGCACGCGGCCCTTATCACCCGCGGGGAGACCAGCATCGAGAGACACATCAACAAGAAGGAGCGGCAGCGGCTGCAGAAGAAGGGCAAA GCGTTCCGGAACCCGTACAGCTTCGGCGCCTGGGACAACTGGCGGGTCTTCCTCGGAGTGGATGTGCCCAG GCACTGGCTCACCCGCGTCCTGCTGCCATCCACGCACCTGCCCCACGGCACTGGCCTGAGCTGGGACACACCCCCGTGCGTGACGCAGCGGCACACACCCCTGCTGGCCATCTGA